GACCGACAGCAGCCAGACACCGGCTACCGGCGCCAAGGCAGGGGTCAGCGATTCGATGCTTCCGAGCAGGCCGAGCTTGCCTATGGCGCGCTCGTCGCCATAGAGCGCGCGGATCATGCCCGGCGCGAAGACGGCGGCTGCCGCGCCGGCGGCACCCTGCAGGAAGCGCAGCGCGATCAGCATCTCGAGCGAGACGCTGAAGCCGGCCAGCGCCGAGACCAGGCCATAGGCGACAAGCGAGCCGACCAGCAGGCGGCGCTGGTCGTAGCGCGCGCCGAGCGAGCCGAAGACAAGCAGGCCCAGGGCTGCGCCGGTGACGAATGCCGCCAGCACGAACTGCGCCTGGGCATAGGTGCCGCCCAGCACCTCGGGCAGGCTCGGCACGGCCGGCAGCACGAGGTCGGTGCCGGCGATGCCGAGCACGGTGCTTGTCACGATGAGCGCAAACGCGATGCCTGCATGGCCGCCATGCTTGCCGGTGGTCATTGTTTTTCCAGTCTTGAGTGGGGCCAGTCTCGCGGTTGGGCCAGTCTTGGATCGTGGGCTTTTTTTCGGGACGGCGTCAGTGCCCCATGACAGGCCGTGGGTCAAGCAAAGCCGGTTGGTCCAGGTTTCCGGCGCGCCCGGCGTGAGCTGTCAGGGGCAGTCGCTGTCGCGGACGAAACGCGCCTTGACCCAGCCCTTGATGGTGCGGTCGCCATTGTAATGGGTGACGGGGCACCAGCGGCTCGCCCATGGCGCGCCCGCCGGCTGGCAAGCGCCATCAAGGTGGATGATGCCGTGCGTCTGCGGCGGCAGCACGTCGACGATGCGGGCATTGGCCGAGGGCCTTGCCCGCATGTTGAGCGCATCATTGCTGGCGACATTGACCACCACCAGGCAGCCCGGTCCAGATGTCGCCATGACAGGCGTGGCGATGGTGAGCGTAAGCAGTGCTGCCAGAAATGCTCCCCGAAATGCTCTCGGCATGTTCGTCCTCGCTTGCTGCCCCGGCCGATGACGCCGGCAGATGAGCTTAGCCCGGCCACCCGCCAGCGCCAAGGCGGCCGCCACCGATCAAGCGGCGGCCGCCCCCTGTCAGGCAAAGCATGTCAGGCGAAGCGTGGCCGCATCACCCGCATTCCCGCCCAGTCGAGCGCCAGCATCACCAAAAGCGAGATGCCGACGAGCGGAAAGGCGATGCCGCCAATGGCGAGGATGGCGATCAGCCCGCGGAACACTTTTGGATCCTCAGGCAGCGGCGGCACACCGAGAGAGCCGGCCGGACGGCGCTTCCACCACATCACCGCAGCCGACACGGCCAGCAGCACGATGCCGAGGCAGGCACCAAGCAGCACAAGCTGGTTGGCGAGCCCGAACTCCTGGCCCATATGCACGGAGATGCCCCATTCCATCCATTTGCCAC
The nucleotide sequence above comes from Aminobacter aminovorans. Encoded proteins:
- a CDS encoding SH3 domain-containing protein; this encodes MPRAFRGAFLAALLTLTIATPVMATSGPGCLVVVNVASNDALNMRARPSANARIVDVLPPQTHGIIHLDGACQPAGAPWASRWCPVTHYNGDRTIKGWVKARFVRDSDCP